ATAAGGTTGTATTTAACCTGATCGACGGAATCATCGGTATGGATGGCGATGGACCATCAACAGGAGATGTGAAAAAATTTGATATTCTGCTCGGGAGCAAAAATGCCATTGCAGTTGATTACTTTGCAAGCAAATTCATGGGATACAAACCTGAAAAAGTACCCATTACACGCATTGCTGCAGAGCGGGAAGGATTGGATTTTAACGAATTTCATCTTTCCAGTGATTTTGACAAAGGTTTTGTACTTCCGCACTGCAATATCCAGGCGACTAAAAGAAAAAACAGAATTCTCAACCTGCTCTCAGTACCGCTTAAAGGTTTCGTGAAACGCTTCTTCTGGACCATCCCTTTCTTCGAGCCCCAAAAATGTGTGCAGTGCCAAGCATGCGTGAAATTCTGCCCCGGTAAAGCCCTTACTCTGGAAGAAAAAGACCGTGCGCCAAAAATTGATCCGCAAAAATGTATCCTCTGCATGTGCTGCATAGAAATATGCCCCGAGCATGCAGTCTCCCTCAAGAAAAGTTTTCTCGGCAAAATGCTCATCCAGGAACATGATCCATCAAAAAATAATTAAGAATTATAAAAACCTATTTAGTTAAGGAGGTAACCATGAATTATAAAACTTATTTCATCTTTTTTATTTTTTTGCTGTTCACATTTTCCATCCAACTCTCAGCTGCAGACACATGGGTAAAGACCTACAGACCATTCCAGCAACCATACATGGATGATAAATATTGGGTAGAGGATGTGATAGTCACACAAGATAGCGGATATGTAGTAAGTGGCAGCTTTGAACTCTACGATGATTTTTATTATGAAAATTGGGGATTTTTGATAAAAACAGATAAAGATGGGAATATGCTGTGGGCTTCTAAAGATAGTGTGGATTTTATGAACTATAACGGATATTCTGTCGAATTTGTTGAGACGACTGATGGAGGTTTTTTAACAATTGGATTACAAGATTATGTTGGAGGTCGATATATCATAAAAAGAGATTCTGAAGGAAATAAATTATAGGCTTTACCATACGTTAATGATCTCGGTGTATTCTCAATGCATAATACACAGGATGGCAATATTATACTTGCAGGTAGATCTGATTATAACGCTGCATTGAGAAAGATAACCGAAGATGGAACAACGATATGGACGAAAGTAATAGACTGTGGAACAAGTATTGCTTATTCGGTTGATGAATGTAGTAATGGAGATTACGTATTAACAGGAGTTGATTATGATAATTATAATGTTTTAGTTGTAAAGACTGATTCTCTTGGTGATTCTTTGTGGACGAGAACTTTTAATGGACTCGGTGGACATGATATGGGAAGATGTATAAGAGAGACTCATGATGGTAATATAATAATGGGGGGAAGGATTGATGAGTCAAAATCTGATTACATGAATGGAGCATTTATAGGATTAATTAATACACTTGGGGATACTCTTTGGACAAAAACATATGCTCAAAATATCTTGTATATAGTCTTGTCATTAGTTGAGGTTGACGACGGATATGTGCTTCAAGGTGGGAAGCTTGTAAAAATAAATAGTATTTCATCTTTGTTATGGAATGAACCTCTTACAGGGGATGTATACGGTGGTGGTGATAAAAACCTTCAAAGAACCCCAGAAGGTGGATTCCTTTGTGTAGCAACAGAAGATTGGGGAGATCGCATTGTATTGAATAAGACCGATTCATTAGGGCAGGTATATTCAATAGATGATCCAAACAATCAACAAAATATTATTTCAATAAATATATATCCAAACCCGATAAAAGATTACTGTACAATATCGTTTAATAATCATAATTTTTCATTGAAAGACCCACAAATTACTATCTATAATATCAAAGGGCAAGTGGTTAGGGAGTTAGGATTCAGAGATTTGGATTTAGGATTTAGCGTTGAGTGGGATGGGAGAGATATACATGGGAAAGAAATCGGAGCTGGAGTGTATTTTGTCAGGATGAAAGATGATACTTATCAAGCAGTATCAAAAGTAATTAAACTTGAATAATCATGATTCATCAAATAGATTTGTTTCAATGCGAAGGTATAAAGAAATCTAAAATGATGAGAAAAAAATACTTAGATGTGAAAAAAACCAAAAAATCTCCTCTTGAGAGGAGTCCGGCTTTAGCCGGGAGGTGTGTAAACTAAAAAGGAGACTTATTATGATACTTCATTATGATCCCAAATTAAAAAATTTAGCAAAGAAACTTCGGAAAAATATGACCTTACCTGAAGTACTACTTTGGAATCAACTAAAAGGAAAGAAACTCGGTTTTGATTTTCATCGGCAAAAACCAATAGATAGATACATAGTTGACTTTTATTGTCCAGAACTCAAATTAGTTATCGAGGTAGATGGTTCTGTACATTTAGATAAAGGGGAAAATGATATTATAAGGCAACTTAGATTAGAATCATTAGGGCTGAATGTATTGCGTTTCAAAGCAACCGATATATTAAAAAATCTTAATGATGTGATTGATTCAATACAGAATTATATAAGTAAGCAATAACACACCCCGATCCGCCAGCTGGCGGATCACCCCTCTCAAGAGGGGATTCTTATTATTTCATCTTCAAATATTATTATTTTCTATAAAGTGATATTTATTAAACTGGGATTCCATATAATTCTGACCAAATGTTTACTATTAATCCATAAAAATTTGACAATAATTTACATGCAACGGCATTGTTACTCCTACGTTTATGGAAAAGAATAGTATATGTGCAGCGGGAAAAATTAGTGGGAGTCCGGCAAAAATGGGCTTCAAAATATTGTGTGAAAAATTAGCACCACAAGATATAAATTACAAGGCATTTATGAAATTCATAAGTGCCTTTTTTGTTATTATATATTTTCACAATCCTTTAGGAGTAAGACATGCTTAAAGAGATCAAGATTTTAAAAAATCTGCAGGAACTCGATGATAAGATACTACAGAATTCAAAGGAGATCGAGCGTTTGCCAAAAGTCGTGCAGGAATTGGAAGAAAAATACAGTTCCGAACAGGAATCGGTTAAGAATATCACACAGCGGCTTGAACAGAACATCATGCAGCAGAAGAAACTGGAGCTTGACATCACATCCAATAATCAGGATATTAATAAATATGAGAATCAACTCCTCTCTGTAAAAACGAACAAAGAGTACAAAGCACTCAATGCTGAGATCACACACCGGAAAGAAAAGAATGCTGAGATCGAAGAGCAGCTAATTGAATTCATGGAAGAGGAATCTGTTCTCAGAGATGAGAAGAAAAAATTTGAAGAGTTGTTTGAAAAAGATCAGAAGATCTTTGAAGTAGAAAAAGGAAAGATAGATAAACAGGTTGCTGAACTTCAAAAAAAGGTTGATGAACTGGAAGCTGAAAAACTTACTCTTTCCAAAGAAATACCGGATCTTCTCTTTCGCAGGTATCAACGCCTTATTCAGCACGGAAACGGTAAAGCAGTGGTTACACTCAGCGAAGATGGAACATGCAATGGCTGTCATTTCCGGGTACGTCCCCAGATCATCGTTGAAGTGTCAAAAAATGACAGGATCATTACCTGCGAAAATTGTTCAAGAATAATAATAGCACCTAAATAGTGCAGAAGATAATCAGACGATCACCCTCCCGATGATTCGGGGGGAAGGAAAGTCCGAACACCAGGAGCGCAATACTACGTAATACGTAGTTCCAGTGATGGAAAGAAAGTGCCACAGAAAAGAAACCGTCCGCCAGCTGGCGGATAAGGGTGAAAAGGCGGTGTAAGAGACCACCAGTGCTAATGGTGACATCAGCAGCTCGGTAAACCTTATTGGTGCAAGGTCAAATAGAAGAGAAATTCGCCTTAGGCGGATACGAACTGCTCCATTCGTCATACTCTCGGGTAGACCGCAGAACTCAGTCACAGAAAAGACTGTGAATTTTCTTCGGAAAATACTGTGAAGTCTGAGTAAGATAAATGATCGTCGTCCTGAACTTGTACTTCAGGAGACAGAATTCGGCTTATTATTATCTTCCGCATATTTGGTTTGGAGAATCGATGAGAAAGAAATGGATCAAAGAAGCAGCTGAGATTGATCAGCAGGTGCTCGATACACTCGCTACTGAGTTAAGCTGTCCTCCAGTCATCGCAAAATTACTCGCCCTTCATGGTATAGATACACCGGAAAAAGCTCAGGTTTTTTTTAATCCATCGATTGAAGACCTTCATGATCCCTTCCTCTTCAAGGATATGGATAAAGCCGTAGAACGCATTCTCCACGCTGTCGAAGAAAAAGAAAAGATCGTTATCTATGGCGATTATGATGTGGACGGTACTACTGCAACATCGATCCTCCTGATGGGACTCCGGGAACTCGAAGCAAATGTCGATTTCTATATCCCAAATAGAATGATCGAGGGGTATGGCTTATCATTGACAGGCAATAAGGCAATTGAATCCATGCAGGCACAGCTTATCATTACGGTGGATTGCGGTATTAATGCTGTTGATGAGATCGCTGACCTCAATAATGATGGCATCGATGTGATCGTAACCGACCATCATACTCCCAAAGAAGTGATACCCGAAGCATATGCCATCATCGATCCCAAATTAAAGGATTCAACATACCCCTATTCCGAACTTTCAGGTGCAGGAATTGCGCTCAAGCTTCTGACTGCTATCTTCATAAAAGGTGGTAAAGATGGATTGGATGCGATCGAACGGTACTGTGATCTTGCAGGACTGGGAACGATTGCTGACATCGTACCTCTTACAGGTGAAAACAGGATCATCGCCCGTCTTGGTATAGAACGGCTCCAGAAAAGAAAGAACATGGGCATCAACTACCTGCTTAATCTTTCGGGACTGAAAAAAGTCGTGCTGAAATCCAGTGATATTGTTTTCAAGCTCGCACCCCGCATAAATGCTGCAGGCCGTATGGGAAGTGCAGACAGAGCAGTCGAGCTCATGACCGCCACAACGCCGGAGCATGCAAAGAATCTCGCCCTTTCGATAGACTCCGAAAACTACAAACGCCAGAAGATCGATCAGGATACTTTCAAGACTGCCTGCGATATGATTGAAGCTAAATATCCTGACATGAATAACACCTATTTCATTGTACTTGCTGCGGAAGAGTGGCATCCGGGTGTAATCGGAATCGTTGCTTCTAAGATCGTTGAAAAATACAACCGACCGACAATACTTATAACGCTTTCAGAAGGTGAAGGGAGCGGTTCAGGCAGAAGCATCCAGAATTTCAATATCTTCGACTGTCTCTCGAATTTTGAAGATTTTCTCATCAGCTTTGGCGGTCATAAATATGCTGCAGGACTCACGATTCTGCCAGAATACATCGATATCCTGGACGAAAAACTAAATGAATACGCACGTGAAATTTTATCTGAAAAAGAGATACAGCCGCAGATCAGCGTTGTTGATGAAATCAACCTCCAGCAGATAGATGATGAACTTATCAAATGGCTGAAAATGTTCGCACCCTTTGGACCGAAAAATATGAACCCGATCTTTATGAGTTCAAATGTCATGGTCGTTGGTTATCCATACACAGTCGGCATGAACCATCTTAAAATCAAAGCATTGCAGAACGAGAAAACCCTCGATCTGATCGGTTTCAACATGGGTGATCTTGTACCTTTCCTCAAAAAAGGTTCCCGCATCGATATTGCCTATTCTCTTGAAGAAAATAACTGGCAGAATATTTCTAAGATACAGGGTAAACTGAAGGATATTCGCCCGTCACAATAACATGAACACAGGTTCGATGAGAAGTATAGTAATAATCCTATTGATATTCTCACTTATTTCGTGTTCCAATCTGAAAATTTCAGACAAAAAACCCCTACCCAGTGGAATTACTCACTCATCATTAATGCAATCGGTCATTATATTACCTGTTCAACCCCGAAAAATAAGATATTGTAATTATACTCATACTTTTGTTGTACTCGATAAAACAAAGAACATGCTCTATCGTATTGATGAAAAGGGGAAAATACTGCAACGCATAGGTGAATTCGGATTTGATGCTGGTCAGTTTGTTCATATTTCCGATTTTGCTGTTGATAGTTTTGGAAATATATTCGTGGTTGATGATGTAATAAATATTGTAGTTCAATTTGATGATTTTGGTCAATTCGTTAACTCATTCTCTCCGATGGACATGACAGATCCCGAACTCATTGCAGTTCTGGATACAGGTGAACTTCTCATCTATGACAGCTCTTCGAACCAGGTTTTTTGTTATATAAAACAAAATAGTATAAGATTTAAATTCGGGAAATTCTATCTTGACGATCCCAAGAAAATATCTGCGTCTCTGGATGTAAATTATATTCAAGATACGGGCAATAATACGATTTTCATGATCGACGGATTTGGCGGTTTACTGCATGAAATATCACCAAAGAATCCTGTAGTAGATATCACATCAACCAAGGATTTCTATTACTATATTGATGCGAACGCCGAACTCTATGTTGCCAGAAGAACGTCAGATGTTCAACTACATTTGGGTAATATAACTGAACTGATCCCGAACATCAAACCTAAAGCAATAATTGTATTTTCCAAAACAGTTTGCATTCTGGATGGCAACAAACTCTATTTATTCCAACTACTTGATAATTAGCCATATAATCTTTTTTTCTTAAGAATTACTTTACAAATTTTTTATGCAAAATACGAGTTGTAAAAAAATTTATCAAAAGAAAAATTTATGAAAAATTTCATACTCGTTCTTCTTGCAAGCTTGCTTTTCGGTCTGTCGTTCATTGATATCGGAGTGGGATTTCTCTGTTTATTCGCCTTTGTTCCCTACCTTTATTTCATCACCAAAGCAACACCAAAACAGGCCTTCATATTTGGTTTTCTTTTTGGACTTTTTATAACACTTATTACGCTATATGCGGTATTTAATGTAAAACTTATTGCATTCGTCGGACTGCTTATTGCTTTTCCTCTTTACTTTTCTGTTCTCTCTGTCTTTCTTCGTAAAGTTCACGAAAGTTTTCCTAAGATTTTTCTCTGGCTTTTCCCCGTAATATGGGTAGGATTCGAATATTTACTGACGCTTGGATCCTTGAATTTCCCTTGGCTCAACGTTGGCTATTCACTATCAAACTATTACCTTTTGATCCAGGCAGCAGACATCTTAGGAATATACGGATTGAGTCTTCTTGTATTGGTTGTCAACGTCTTCTTGTTCAAGGTTTTCAATAGAAAATCGAAGAATCTGATAATATTACTTATTATTTTCTCTTTCTGGTTTGGTTACGGCATTTTTCGGGATAAGACCATAAAACTAAGAAGCACTGATCTGAAGATCGGGATCGTACAACTCAATATTATGCAGGAAGATAAATGGAAACCGGAAAACCTTGTTCCCACCGTTGATGAGTATGAAAACCAGGTACGCATTCTTGCGCAGGTGAATGAAGTCGACATAGTAATTCTACCCGAATCTGCAATACCCACAAATCTTCTTCATGAATACACCTTCAAGAGAAGGATACAGAAATTCGCTCAGGAAAATAAGATCGATCTCCTTGTTGGTTTCCCCGATTATTCAGTTGAGATTATAAACGACAAACGGAAATATAAATACTACAATAGTGCAACACTGATTGATACCAGCGGCACATATCATGAAAAATACAATAAGATCAGGCTTGTACCTTTTGGTGAAAGGATACCCCTCCTGAGCACATTCCCCATCCTTGAAAAACTCCAGTTTGGACAGGCGAACTTTGAATTCGGAACTGAATATCCCCTTTATATGATTAACAATCTGAAATTTTCACTCATGATCTGCTTTGAAGGTGTTTTCCCTGAGATTTCACGCAGGTATGCTAAGAAAGGATCGGATGTGCTTGTGGTGATCACAAATGATGCATGGTTTAAAAACACCGTCCTCCCCCATGAGCATGCTAATAATACTAAGATGCGGGCTGTTGAAACGCGTCTTCCACTCATTCGAGCAGCAAATACAGGAATCTCTTATGTTATTAATCCAAAGGGAGAAACTGTTATAAAAACCGATGTTTACGAGAAAATAAATATAACAAGCACACTGACTGTGCGACAGGGAAATGCAAAAACGATATTCGTGAAATTCGGATATATTTTTGCTCCGATCTGTTTCTGGTTCAGTGTCGTAATCATAATAATTTCGATAATCTTACCATTATTTGTTATGAAGAGAGTACGATGACTATTAGATTTCAAAAAACAAAATACTACTACACCATGAGCGAAGTGTGTAATATTCTGGATGTTAAACCGCACGTATTGAGATTCTGGGAAACGCAGTTCCCTCAACTCAACCCAAAGCGCAAAGAAGGCTCCAACAGACGTTATACGCAGAAGGATATCGAGCTTCTAAAAAAGATCCAGTATTTGCTCTATGAAAAGAAGTTCAAGATCAAAGGTGCAAAAAAAGCACTCCGGACTGTTGAAGATATTTCTTCAAAAGATAATGTTCAGATCGATATGGAAAGCTATGAAAGTAAGAGAGCGCTCAAGCAGTTGAGAAAACGGCTTACGGATTTGAAAGAGCTAACATCGGCTTTTGTTGAGGACACAAAGAATCTATCCAATGAATGATCTCAGAACGTCGCAAGCTTGGGCTCCAAATCATATCACGGGCTTCTTTTATTCCCATATTGATACTGATCCTCTTCGAAGCAGTTCTCTGGGAGCTGGTGTAAACCTATCCCGTGGTACAACAACATTTGTTGAGGTTACTCCTTCATCACAAATCGAAATTTCCGTTTTCATGAATGGTCAACCCACTGATGCACTGCTTACAAACTGGCTTGTTCAATCATTTCTTGAGAAATATTCAAGCCGGAAGTACAAAATTGAGATCGCTCATACAATGGAGATGCCTGTCAGCGCAGGTTTCGGTACAAGCGGAAGCGGAGCACTCAGTACAGCAATTGCCCTGAGAAATGCATGCGGAATCGATATTTCAGATGAAGAATGCTACAAACATGCTCATATTGCAGATGTCGAGAATAAAGGTGGATTGGGAACCGTCATGGCTGAGATTGCCGGAGGACTTGAGATTCGTGTTGAATTTGGTGGTCCGGGTTTCGGTAAAGTCGAAAAAGTTCCTCTTGACAAGGATTATGATGTCATCATACTGTATTTTGGTCCGTATCAGACACAGAAGGCATTAACCGATAAAACGCTTATGGAAAAGGTCCTCAAGTACGGAAAGCAATGTGTTATTGATCTGCTAAAAGAACCTTCTGTAGACCACTTTCTCGAACGTTCACAATGGTTTGTTCAAAAACTTGATATCATGACAAAGCATGTTACGGAGATCATACAAAAGATGAAACATAAAGGATTTATATGCAGCATGCCTTTGTTCGGAGAGAGTGTTTTCAGTATTCAAACTGGTAATGATTCTCATAAGCTGCACGATTTGTTAAAAGAATTCGGAACAACCTATGTATCGAAGATCAGCACAGGAGGTCCCCATGAAATTTAACATTCCGGATTCTCATCCGCGCGCAAGATCAATGCATATTCGAGAGCGTCTCATCGACGGTTTTGATAACGGGCTTGTTGCCAAAGCCGGGCTTATCGCACAGGGTAGAGGTGAATGTTTCGATTACCTTTTAGGTGAAAAAACACAACCCTTTGCAGAAAAAGCGATTGAAGCTGCTTGCGCCATGATACTTCTTGCCGAACACCCGGTATTTTCTCTCAATGGAAATGTTGCAGCACTCTGCCCGGATGACGTTGTGGAATTGAGTGAAACTGCGCAAATGCCAATGGAGATCAATCTCTTTTATCGTACAAAAGAGCGTGAGGATGCACTTCTCAAGCATATGGTTGAACACGGTGCAAAAGAAGTGCTGGGCATTGGAGATGATGAGACTGTCCAGATTCAAGAACTCCAAAGTGAACGTAGAATTGTATCTAAAAAAGGCATATACATAGCAGATGTCGTATTTGTTCCACTTGAGGACGGTGATCGTACCGAAGCGCTTGTTGCATCAGGCAAAAAGGTCATAACTGTCGACCTCAATCCCCTATCACGAACACCAAAGAAAGCCCAGATATCAATTATTGACAACATAATTCGTACTGTCCCTCTCATGACACAGCGAATTCGCGAAATGAAGAAATATTCCGAAAAACAATTACAGAAGATCATTGAAAGTTATGATAACAAAAAAATCCTTAATGAATCATTACAACGTATCATTTTCCGATTAAAGGAGCTTTCATGAATATCATCATAATCGGTGCCGGTGCGATCGGAACCTATCTTGCGGCTGCGATCTCACGAGAATATAATGTTACACTCGTGGGCAAGAAAGGACATCATCTCAAGGATCATTTTAAGGTCATCCAGAAGAATGGCATTCTCCTTTCCGGTTTTCAGACCCTCATGAGTAATGTGCTCACTACAAGAGAGTTAAAAATAATTCCTGAGAATTCACTTATACTTGTAACTACCAAGGCATACGATGTAAAAACAGTGTTTACTGATCTGGCTTCCATTGTTAAAAAGGATACAGTTTTTATGCTGATACAGAACGGGATCGGAGTTAAAGAAGAAGTTGAGAATATACTTCCAAATGA
This portion of the Candidatus Cloacimonadota bacterium genome encodes:
- a CDS encoding 6-bladed beta-propeller; the encoded protein is MNTGSMRSIVIILLIFSLISCSNLKISDKKPLPSGITHSSLMQSVIILPVQPRKIRYCNYTHTFVVLDKTKNMLYRIDEKGKILQRIGEFGFDAGQFVHISDFAVDSFGNIFVVDDVINIVVQFDDFGQFVNSFSPMDMTDPELIAVLDTGELLIYDSSSNQVFCYIKQNSIRFKFGKFYLDDPKKISASLDVNYIQDTGNNTIFMIDGFGGLLHEISPKNPVVDITSTKDFYYYIDANAELYVARRTSDVQLHLGNITELIPNIKPKAIIVFSKTVCILDGNKLYLFQLLDN
- a CDS encoding endonuclease domain-containing protein produces the protein MILHYDPKLKNLAKKLRKNMTLPEVLLWNQLKGKKLGFDFHRQKPIDRYIVDFYCPELKLVIEVDGSVHLDKGENDIIRQLRLESLGLNVLRFKATDILKNLNDVIDSIQNYISKQ
- the recJ gene encoding single-stranded-DNA-specific exonuclease RecJ yields the protein MRKKWIKEAAEIDQQVLDTLATELSCPPVIAKLLALHGIDTPEKAQVFFNPSIEDLHDPFLFKDMDKAVERILHAVEEKEKIVIYGDYDVDGTTATSILLMGLRELEANVDFYIPNRMIEGYGLSLTGNKAIESMQAQLIITVDCGINAVDEIADLNNDGIDVIVTDHHTPKEVIPEAYAIIDPKLKDSTYPYSELSGAGIALKLLTAIFIKGGKDGLDAIERYCDLAGLGTIADIVPLTGENRIIARLGIERLQKRKNMGINYLLNLSGLKKVVLKSSDIVFKLAPRINAAGRMGSADRAVELMTATTPEHAKNLALSIDSENYKRQKIDQDTFKTACDMIEAKYPDMNNTYFIVLAAEEWHPGVIGIVASKIVEKYNRPTILITLSEGEGSGSGRSIQNFNIFDCLSNFEDFLISFGGHKYAAGLTILPEYIDILDEKLNEYAREILSEKEIQPQISVVDEINLQQIDDELIKWLKMFAPFGPKNMNPIFMSSNVMVVGYPYTVGMNHLKIKALQNEKTLDLIGFNMGDLVPFLKKGSRIDIAYSLEENNWQNISKIQGKLKDIRPSQ
- a CDS encoding phosphopantothenate/pantothenate synthetase, with protein sequence MKFNIPDSHPRARSMHIRERLIDGFDNGLVAKAGLIAQGRGECFDYLLGEKTQPFAEKAIEAACAMILLAEHPVFSLNGNVAALCPDDVVELSETAQMPMEINLFYRTKEREDALLKHMVEHGAKEVLGIGDDETVQIQELQSERRIVSKKGIYIADVVFVPLEDGDRTEALVASGKKVITVDLNPLSRTPKKAQISIIDNIIRTVPLMTQRIREMKKYSEKQLQKIIESYDNKKILNESLQRIIFRLKELS
- a CDS encoding T9SS type A sorting domain-containing protein, whose product is MHNTQDGNIILAGRSDYNAALRKITEDGTTIWTKVIDCGTSIAYSVDECSNGDYVLTGVDYDNYNVLVVKTDSLGDSLWTRTFNGLGGHDMGRCIRETHDGNIIMGGRIDESKSDYMNGAFIGLINTLGDTLWTKTYAQNILYIVLSLVEVDDGYVLQGGKLVKINSISSLLWNEPLTGDVYGGGDKNLQRTPEGGFLCVATEDWGDRIVLNKTDSLGQVYSIDDPNNQQNIISINIYPNPIKDYCTISFNNHNFSLKDPQITIYNIKGQVVRELGFRDLDLGFSVEWDGRDIHGKEIGAGVYFVRMKDDTYQAVSKVIKLE
- a CDS encoding MerR family transcriptional regulator, translated to MTIRFQKTKYYYTMSEVCNILDVKPHVLRFWETQFPQLNPKRKEGSNRRYTQKDIELLKKIQYLLYEKKFKIKGAKKALRTVEDISSKDNVQIDMESYESKRALKQLRKRLTDLKELTSAFVEDTKNLSNE
- the lnt gene encoding apolipoprotein N-acyltransferase, which gives rise to MKNFILVLLASLLFGLSFIDIGVGFLCLFAFVPYLYFITKATPKQAFIFGFLFGLFITLITLYAVFNVKLIAFVGLLIAFPLYFSVLSVFLRKVHESFPKIFLWLFPVIWVGFEYLLTLGSLNFPWLNVGYSLSNYYLLIQAADILGIYGLSLLVLVVNVFLFKVFNRKSKNLIILLIIFSFWFGYGIFRDKTIKLRSTDLKIGIVQLNIMQEDKWKPENLVPTVDEYENQVRILAQVNEVDIVILPESAIPTNLLHEYTFKRRIQKFAQENKIDLLVGFPDYSVEIINDKRKYKYYNSATLIDTSGTYHEKYNKIRLVPFGERIPLLSTFPILEKLQFGQANFEFGTEYPLYMINNLKFSLMICFEGVFPEISRRYAKKGSDVLVVITNDAWFKNTVLPHEHANNTKMRAVETRLPLIRAANTGISYVINPKGETVIKTDVYEKINITSTLTVRQGNAKTIFVKFGYIFAPICFWFSVVIIIISIILPLFVMKRVR